The following coding sequences lie in one Alicyclobacillus curvatus genomic window:
- a CDS encoding uracil/xanthine transporter, with product MRHTTTTVFAAIQWLGFMFANTVVIPLSVGAAFHLSSVELSGAMARSFIITGLACLIQGWIGHRMPLMEGQSGLWWGVLLNLAATGAAAGVNISQIGGSIAVGMMLGGVSLMIAGAFGLHRWLNRLFTPIVMAVLLLLLAAQLIDIFFEGMMGLNQGHLIQPKVALLSILLVLLVAFLTIGVRGVISNFSILIGLAVGWVLYVVWIGGQATAALPQWSEITRLFVWGKPAYQAGILIACVITALINTTNTIATLRAAEPVFNQSVSDSAYRRSLVLSGFYTVISGPLALVAYAPYTSSIGFLKTTRILHRAPYMLGAAMFVVLGSVPHLSALFATLPVSVGDSVLFVAYLQLFGSALQNIKGMEFDFRTIFRLALPVLAGLAVLATPKQAFSSLPAVAQSILGNGMLVGILLATIMEALIPWNRLRA from the coding sequence ATGAGGCACACAACCACCACGGTTTTTGCAGCCATCCAGTGGCTCGGCTTCATGTTTGCAAATACGGTTGTTATCCCACTCTCCGTGGGTGCAGCCTTTCACTTGTCATCCGTCGAACTGAGTGGGGCGATGGCCCGCTCATTCATCATCACCGGTCTCGCCTGTCTCATTCAAGGTTGGATAGGACACAGGATGCCACTCATGGAAGGCCAATCGGGGCTCTGGTGGGGCGTGTTACTTAATCTGGCGGCTACGGGGGCAGCCGCTGGCGTCAACATCTCACAGATTGGCGGCAGTATCGCTGTTGGGATGATGCTTGGAGGCGTAAGCCTAATGATTGCGGGAGCGTTCGGACTGCACAGATGGCTGAATCGTCTATTTACACCCATCGTGATGGCGGTATTGCTGCTGCTGCTCGCCGCACAACTCATCGACATTTTCTTTGAGGGCATGATGGGACTCAATCAAGGGCATCTGATTCAACCGAAAGTGGCTTTGCTCTCGATTCTGCTCGTACTGTTGGTGGCATTCCTGACGATTGGCGTACGTGGAGTCATCAGCAATTTTTCGATTCTCATCGGACTTGCTGTGGGTTGGGTTCTGTACGTGGTGTGGATTGGCGGTCAGGCAACGGCTGCCTTGCCGCAGTGGTCGGAAATCACACGGTTGTTTGTCTGGGGGAAACCGGCGTATCAAGCGGGCATCTTGATTGCATGTGTGATAACTGCACTCATTAATACGACCAATACCATTGCCACTCTCCGGGCTGCAGAACCTGTATTTAACCAGTCTGTCAGCGACAGCGCCTATCGGCGCTCCCTTGTACTCTCCGGCTTTTACACCGTCATCTCGGGACCGCTCGCGCTTGTGGCTTACGCGCCGTACACGTCATCCATCGGTTTCCTAAAAACCACTCGAATCTTACACCGGGCCCCCTATATGCTCGGAGCGGCCATGTTTGTCGTGCTCGGTTCCGTCCCGCACCTGTCCGCATTGTTCGCAACCCTGCCTGTAAGTGTGGGGGATTCCGTCCTGTTTGTAGCGTACCTTCAATTGTTTGGCTCGGCCCTGCAAAACATCAAAGGCATGGAATTCGACTTCCGGACCATATTTCGGCTCGCACTCCCTGTCCTCGCGGGTTTAGCTGTGTTGGCAACGCCGAAGCAGGCGTTCAGCTCGTTACCGGCCGTCGCCCAATCCATTCTTGGCAATGGCATGCTCGTCGGCATTCTTCTCGCCACCATCATGGAAGCGCTCATCCCCTGGAACAGGCTTCGCGCCTAA
- a CDS encoding HAD family hydrolase: protein MTKFDVVFLDLDHTLVDTRLQYKLGLEHTIAELYDHQVPKNWILRFMENHQELWGQYDRREITMAVLRRERFLRAWRDFGVEKPIEEADKFQSVYDANFETTLFPYPETKDLVADLARNYRLGIITNGSPDLQERKLAAVGLLSHFPKELVTVSELIGMAKPHPSVYAAACESAGVDPRDAVMMGDNYRADVEGAEAFGMSALWYVPDIDMAREAGIRDGKRPLTKRAEVLHALQRLESARNESK from the coding sequence ATGACTAAATTTGATGTTGTATTCCTGGATTTAGACCATACACTGGTGGACACACGTCTTCAATATAAATTGGGACTCGAACACACCATCGCCGAACTTTATGATCATCAAGTGCCAAAAAACTGGATTTTGCGATTCATGGAAAATCACCAGGAACTCTGGGGTCAATACGACAGGCGGGAAATCACCATGGCTGTGTTGCGGCGAGAGCGGTTTTTAAGAGCATGGCGTGATTTTGGTGTTGAAAAGCCCATCGAAGAGGCGGACAAGTTCCAGTCGGTCTACGACGCCAACTTCGAAACGACGCTCTTTCCGTATCCAGAGACGAAGGACCTCGTCGCTGACCTCGCACGGAACTACCGGCTCGGTATCATCACCAACGGATCACCTGATTTGCAGGAACGAAAGCTCGCGGCAGTTGGACTACTCTCACACTTCCCGAAAGAACTGGTTACGGTTTCGGAACTCATTGGTATGGCCAAACCTCACCCGTCTGTTTATGCAGCCGCTTGCGAATCTGCGGGTGTCGACCCTCGCGATGCCGTCATGATGGGTGACAACTATCGAGCGGATGTGGAAGGTGCTGAAGCTTTCGGCATGTCTGCCCTCTGGTATGTGCCGGATATCGACATGGCGAGAGAGGCAGGCATCCGTGACGGTAAGCGGCCGCTCACAAAGCGGGCTGAAGTGTTGCACGCGTTGCAGCGGCTGGAGAGTGCACGGAACGAATCGAAGTAG
- a CDS encoding glucose-6-phosphate isomerase, whose translation MIQFDLRFAKNFVASHELEQFQPVVDDAHRRLHSGQVPGADYLGWLHLPSEVLKSGYADLMSAATEIRENADALVVIGIGGSYLGARAAFEWAKPEYYNQLPRAVRSGPELYFAGNHLSASALNDLLRVLEGKQVYLNVISKSGTTTEPAVAFRILRAWLQQQVGPDEAKKRIYVTTDAHKGALKDLSDVEGYRTFVVPDDVGGRYSVLTPVGLLPLASVGVDIAAMLEGAASAEERLNTPQISENPAYQYAATRNALYRKGKNTEIFAYYEPSLKMVAEWWKQLFGESEGKDHKGIYPASVGYTTDLHSMGQFVQEGYRNLFETVVRIESPVSDLTLPSTPDVQDGLEYLAGKPLSYVNDQARLATQIAHVDGEVPNLLVSVTDQSARSLGELFYFFELACAMSGQMLGVNAFNQPGVEAYKVNMFALLGKPGYEAQGQDLLRQLDDR comes from the coding sequence ATGATTCAATTCGACTTGCGGTTTGCGAAAAATTTTGTGGCTTCACACGAACTTGAGCAGTTCCAACCGGTGGTTGACGATGCACACCGGAGATTACATAGTGGACAGGTGCCAGGCGCTGATTACCTTGGTTGGCTCCACCTTCCAAGCGAAGTCTTAAAGTCGGGTTATGCTGACTTGATGTCAGCCGCCACGGAGATTCGGGAGAATGCCGATGCACTCGTGGTCATTGGCATTGGTGGTTCCTACCTCGGTGCACGGGCGGCGTTTGAGTGGGCGAAGCCTGAGTACTACAATCAATTGCCGCGGGCAGTCCGAAGCGGGCCGGAGCTGTACTTCGCAGGAAACCACTTAAGTGCTTCGGCACTGAATGACCTCTTACGTGTGTTGGAAGGAAAGCAGGTCTATCTCAACGTCATTTCCAAGTCTGGCACAACGACCGAACCAGCTGTGGCGTTCCGCATCCTTCGAGCATGGCTGCAGCAACAGGTGGGACCTGACGAGGCGAAAAAGCGAATCTACGTCACGACGGATGCACACAAAGGGGCCCTCAAAGACCTGTCCGACGTGGAAGGTTACCGGACATTTGTCGTGCCGGATGACGTCGGTGGACGTTACTCGGTGCTCACACCGGTTGGACTTCTGCCACTTGCCTCGGTAGGTGTGGACATTGCAGCCATGCTTGAAGGCGCAGCAAGTGCAGAAGAACGGCTCAATACACCACAAATCTCTGAGAATCCGGCCTATCAGTATGCGGCCACAAGAAATGCACTCTATCGAAAAGGCAAGAACACGGAGATCTTTGCCTACTACGAACCTTCCTTGAAAATGGTTGCCGAGTGGTGGAAGCAGTTGTTTGGAGAGAGCGAAGGAAAAGACCATAAAGGTATTTACCCTGCTTCTGTGGGTTACACGACGGATCTCCATTCGATGGGGCAGTTTGTTCAGGAAGGTTACCGCAATTTATTTGAGACGGTAGTACGGATTGAGAGTCCTGTGTCTGACTTGACGTTGCCGTCAACGCCGGACGTGCAGGATGGACTGGAGTATCTGGCGGGTAAACCACTGTCTTATGTCAATGACCAAGCCCGCCTTGCGACGCAGATTGCGCACGTGGACGGCGAGGTGCCAAACCTGCTCGTAAGTGTAACAGACCAGTCTGCAAGGAGTCTCGGCGAGTTGTTTTATTTCTTTGAGTTGGCATGCGCCATGAGCGGACAAATGCTCGGGGTCAACGCCTTCAACCAACCTGGTGTTGAGGCGTATAAGGTAAATATGTTTGCACTGCTCGGAAAGCCGGGGTATGAAGCGCAAGGTCAGGACTTGCTTCGCCAGCTTGATGACCGCTAA
- a CDS encoding sodium:proton antiporter: MVGLLVGSYMIHPTLLGGIDGALLYILKELAIPDNLRLIVFLYGFGAFVGLVRVTGGVTGFAQWMEKRVKTVRGAFALTWLSSLATFMAPDFRIITVAPVVRHVFDRLKVPTSRVALVIDLTSTPLTALVPLGTVFVGYMVGLLTTAGRHHGLVGTPYHLLLVSLPFNFFSLLMMVYGLYGTFFARSKTESKVTSTRKIRLTPESRLRIASQVGMEASEELSPRFRQLGQAAGTGPADAIPEPSTYGGATHLRPDTAAADLDGSGLQRQDGQPSQPHNRRSEESDVLPDAMDVAAEQTKPNPLNLLLPLALLLVLTLFLTWWSGHSGTSSVWQALVRANAARAMLQALLITLIVSIVWYSVQRLSIGRTMFGFLAGGNEMMGVIALLTLVWAVSAVSSDLGFTTYTEHVIGGLVPAAWIAPVLFLFGCAISYVIGSSFGTWGILMPIGFSLAASTHASMALIAGAIFASGTFGGFASPLSDNTVAMATVMKLPVMQYARYKLKPALFVAGGSTLLYAVAGWL; this comes from the coding sequence ATGGTTGGCCTCTTGGTCGGATCGTACATGATTCATCCAACCTTGCTCGGAGGTATCGATGGCGCTCTTTTGTATATCCTGAAGGAACTGGCGATTCCCGACAACCTTCGGCTTATCGTCTTTCTCTACGGATTCGGTGCGTTTGTCGGTCTCGTTCGGGTAACAGGCGGCGTGACGGGGTTCGCACAGTGGATGGAGAAACGTGTGAAGACAGTCAGGGGTGCCTTCGCACTGACTTGGCTATCGTCTTTAGCGACCTTTATGGCGCCGGACTTTCGCATCATCACGGTGGCCCCTGTGGTCCGACATGTTTTTGACCGATTGAAAGTACCTACCTCACGCGTAGCGCTAGTGATTGATTTAACCTCGACCCCTCTCACAGCATTGGTGCCGCTCGGAACGGTTTTCGTGGGATACATGGTGGGATTGCTTACGACCGCGGGTCGCCACCACGGTCTCGTAGGCACGCCATATCATCTGCTCTTAGTCAGCTTACCGTTTAACTTCTTTTCACTCTTGATGATGGTATACGGTCTCTACGGGACATTTTTCGCACGGTCAAAGACAGAGTCGAAGGTGACGTCAACGCGCAAGATCCGCTTGACTCCCGAGTCACGCCTGCGCATCGCGTCGCAAGTCGGTATGGAAGCAAGTGAAGAATTGTCGCCTCGGTTTAGGCAACTTGGGCAAGCAGCTGGGACGGGACCTGCGGACGCGATTCCGGAACCGAGTACATACGGCGGCGCAACGCACCTTCGCCCTGACACTGCTGCGGCAGACCTCGATGGTTCCGGACTTCAGCGGCAGGATGGACAACCTAGTCAACCTCACAATCGTCGAAGCGAGGAGTCGGATGTTTTGCCTGATGCGATGGATGTCGCCGCGGAACAGACAAAGCCGAACCCCTTAAACTTGCTGCTTCCACTCGCTCTTTTGCTCGTCTTGACCTTATTTCTAACCTGGTGGAGCGGGCACAGCGGCACATCGTCCGTGTGGCAGGCCCTGGTCAGGGCAAATGCTGCAAGGGCGATGCTCCAAGCGCTGCTCATCACACTCATCGTCTCCATCGTGTGGTACTCCGTGCAGCGTTTGTCGATTGGCCGGACGATGTTCGGGTTTCTCGCCGGTGGTAACGAGATGATGGGCGTTATCGCGCTATTGACATTAGTATGGGCTGTCTCGGCGGTGTCGTCTGATTTGGGCTTTACCACCTACACAGAACATGTCATTGGGGGATTGGTGCCGGCAGCGTGGATAGCGCCTGTGCTCTTTCTCTTTGGTTGCGCAATTTCGTACGTCATTGGGTCATCGTTTGGAACTTGGGGTATTTTAATGCCCATCGGCTTTTCCTTGGCTGCAAGTACCCACGCGTCGATGGCACTGATAGCCGGAGCTATCTTCGCCAGCGGCACGTTTGGCGGTTTTGCTTCCCCTCTCAGTGACAACACGGTGGCAATGGCAACGGTCATGAAGTTGCCCGTGATGCAATACGCACGCTACAAATTAAAGCCGGCACTATTTGTCGCCGGTGGTTCTACACTGCTCTACGCGGTTGCAGGCTGGCTATAA
- a CDS encoding DUF378 domain-containing protein, whose amino-acid sequence MVEKVAWWLVLIGALNWLLVGLFQLDVVAALFGGSDVLWSRIIYVLVGLAGVYLLPQAFGVKMIQKKS is encoded by the coding sequence ATGGTGGAAAAAGTCGCATGGTGGCTGGTGCTGATTGGGGCACTGAACTGGCTGCTCGTCGGACTCTTTCAACTGGATGTGGTGGCAGCATTATTTGGTGGGTCGGACGTACTGTGGAGCCGTATCATCTATGTGCTCGTCGGACTGGCCGGAGTCTACCTGCTTCCACAGGCATTTGGCGTCAAGATGATTCAAAAGAAGAGCTGA
- a CDS encoding ABC transporter ATP-binding protein, giving the protein MVQFPHLLGNFTNTLQTHQLSKALVIHYSWLLLVVGVLYVLLYGYGQMRNGQLGRQFEYDLRRRLFNHWESLSTAYFRKRSIGDLLNHALNDVRTVREALSGGLNILTNAIFLLTATLIMTFRTVSPKLTIVSMIPLFFLPLFVIWWGPRIRNASRRAQEALSNMADLTEESLSAIRLVKATANEDIEASRFESRVDDIVRRQMTVFRQSAMFQSMIPFLGSISFSIALLYGGYLTVTKQIQLGGFVAFTLYLAMIIQPLQQMGFVFNQFQRASASLLRLGVLFSELPEITNPAEPAPVDAVTGSVFVHLPSFRYPDGDRDALVNIHFSVSAGQTLGIVGRTGSGKTTLVNLLPRIFDPAADTVFIDGHDVRTLPLETLREAIAYVPQDGFLFSTTIRENIGFSKEAATEEEIIWAAKNASFWKEIEEFPEGLDTVVGERGVSLSGGQKQRAAIARAFLKDAPILILDDSLSAVDMNTEKQIIGAIRNIRQGKTTIIIAHRLSAIRHADQIIVLDDGGLIEQGTHEQLLAENGVYASMVALQEGEEALA; this is encoded by the coding sequence ATGGTTCAATTCCCACACTTGCTTGGCAACTTCACCAACACCTTGCAAACACATCAGCTGTCGAAAGCGCTCGTGATTCACTACAGCTGGCTGCTGCTGGTGGTTGGCGTCCTTTATGTCCTTTTATACGGTTACGGACAAATGCGAAACGGGCAACTCGGGCGACAGTTTGAGTATGACCTTCGGCGCAGACTGTTTAACCACTGGGAGAGCTTATCGACAGCTTACTTTCGTAAGCGGAGTATTGGCGATCTCCTGAATCACGCCCTCAACGACGTCCGAACGGTCCGTGAGGCTCTGTCCGGTGGCCTCAACATCCTGACCAATGCCATTTTTCTCTTGACCGCAACCTTGATTATGACATTTCGCACCGTCAGTCCGAAGCTGACCATCGTCAGCATGATCCCGCTCTTTTTTCTCCCGCTCTTTGTCATCTGGTGGGGCCCGAGAATCAGAAACGCTTCCAGGCGAGCACAGGAAGCGCTGTCCAATATGGCCGATTTGACAGAAGAAAGCCTGTCAGCGATTCGACTCGTTAAAGCGACAGCCAATGAAGACATTGAGGCGAGCCGCTTCGAGAGCCGGGTGGATGACATCGTCCGTCGACAGATGACGGTATTTCGCCAGAGTGCAATGTTCCAGTCGATGATCCCGTTTCTCGGCTCCATCAGTTTCTCCATTGCGCTGTTGTACGGCGGTTATCTAACCGTGACAAAGCAGATTCAATTAGGTGGTTTTGTTGCCTTTACCTTGTATCTCGCAATGATTATCCAGCCGCTGCAACAGATGGGGTTTGTCTTCAATCAGTTCCAACGGGCCTCAGCTTCACTTCTTCGCCTTGGTGTCCTGTTCTCGGAACTCCCTGAGATTACTAATCCGGCAGAGCCTGCCCCTGTCGATGCCGTTACCGGGTCCGTCTTTGTTCACTTGCCGTCATTTCGATATCCGGACGGGGATCGCGATGCGCTCGTGAACATTCACTTCTCAGTGTCTGCTGGACAGACCCTTGGGATTGTGGGCCGAACCGGGTCAGGCAAAACAACCCTTGTCAATCTGCTTCCGAGGATTTTCGATCCGGCGGCGGACACAGTGTTTATCGATGGACACGACGTGCGCACGTTGCCTCTGGAGACGTTGCGGGAGGCGATTGCTTACGTGCCGCAGGACGGATTCCTGTTCTCGACGACAATTCGCGAGAACATCGGTTTTTCTAAGGAGGCGGCTACGGAAGAAGAGATTATTTGGGCCGCAAAGAACGCGTCTTTCTGGAAGGAGATTGAGGAGTTTCCTGAGGGTCTCGATACAGTCGTCGGGGAACGCGGCGTATCACTCTCTGGCGGACAAAAGCAGCGAGCAGCCATTGCACGCGCATTTTTGAAGGACGCTCCGATTTTGATTCTGGACGACAGTTTGTCCGCTGTTGATATGAACACGGAAAAACAAATTATCGGTGCGATTCGGAACATCAGGCAGGGCAAGACAACCATCATTATTGCGCACCGACTATCTGCCATCAGGCACGCTGACCAAATCATTGTTCTCGACGACGGCGGACTGATTGAGCAGGGGACGCATGAACAACTCCTGGCGGAAAACGGCGTCTACGCTTCGATGGTCGCACTCCAAGAGGGAGAGGAGGCGCTGGCATGA
- a CDS encoding ABC transporter permease, which produces MSAQITTPENVDTNTAGKGRPSKSPTRMAVERFMVNKAAMISTVVLLLIVLVSIGAPLITHVSPVHQFLMNTDSPPGPGHVLGTDQSGFDLFSRDLYGGRVDLVIGFVDTLIVMAIAMVLGGLAGYYGGWIDSLVMRVCDFMFNFPFLLLIIVLSAIFNTSSVWLLILVIGFTGWPGMTRLVRSLFLNLRESEFVLASRMAGAGAFRIIFRHMVPNVMGVMVVQATFAVAGFIAAEAALAVIGFGVKPPTPSWGDVLANSLGYFTLATEPYAWVPPAALITITILCINFIGDGLRDAFDPSFEA; this is translated from the coding sequence ATGAGTGCACAGATTACGACGCCTGAAAATGTTGACACCAATACCGCTGGAAAAGGCCGACCCAGTAAAAGCCCGACGAGGATGGCTGTCGAGCGATTTATGGTGAATAAAGCTGCAATGATAAGCACTGTGGTCCTGTTACTTATTGTTTTGGTGAGTATCGGAGCACCGCTCATTACACACGTCAGTCCTGTACACCAGTTTCTGATGAATACTGATTCTCCGCCAGGACCAGGACACGTTCTGGGCACAGACCAATCAGGGTTTGACCTGTTTTCCCGTGACCTGTACGGTGGACGTGTCGACCTAGTCATTGGATTTGTCGACACCCTGATTGTCATGGCGATTGCAATGGTGCTCGGCGGTCTGGCTGGATATTACGGGGGCTGGATTGATTCTCTGGTCATGCGTGTATGCGACTTCATGTTCAACTTTCCATTCCTGCTCTTGATTATTGTTCTGTCTGCAATTTTCAACACCTCGTCGGTGTGGTTGTTGATATTGGTCATTGGTTTCACTGGGTGGCCAGGAATGACGCGTTTGGTTCGAAGCTTGTTCCTGAACCTGCGTGAGTCTGAGTTTGTCCTGGCTTCGCGGATGGCGGGTGCTGGTGCGTTTCGCATCATTTTCCGTCACATGGTTCCAAACGTCATGGGCGTGATGGTGGTGCAGGCGACGTTCGCAGTCGCTGGGTTCATTGCTGCCGAGGCCGCACTTGCTGTTATCGGATTTGGTGTGAAGCCTCCAACTCCATCTTGGGGCGACGTCTTGGCAAACTCTTTGGGGTACTTTACGCTTGCAACTGAGCCGTATGCTTGGGTTCCGCCTGCAGCGTTGATTACGATTACCATTCTCTGCATTAACTTTATCGGTGACGGCCTGCGCGACGCGTTCGACCCGAGCTTTGAGGCTTGA